The Erigeron canadensis isolate Cc75 chromosome 4, C_canadensis_v1, whole genome shotgun sequence genome window below encodes:
- the LOC122597998 gene encoding protein SIEVE ELEMENT OCCLUSION B-like, with product MAAPRTRYARGDRHMFSSSDDNAMMKNILATHSPDGSYFDVVPLLQIIEDIMNRANPDARHQGQAELDAIVESVIYNEVNAMLEFTALTINKVSCEISCKSIGGADAHATTTGIFNILSNYSWDAKAVITLAAFAVNYGEFWLVAQLYTANPLAKSLAHLKQLPDVLERSEALKPRFEAVSNLIKAMLDLTHCIVRFKELPEQYISPDTPELVTATAHIPIAVYWIIRSIVACASILINLIGMGHEHITTTTEAWELSSLAHKISNIQDHLRHQLDLCIHHINEKKQIEAYLTILRVMDTPHLDNMRPLKHLIYLKDDQLPLYESYTKNRVSIEILKKKIVLLLISDLDLPPEELSVLDQMYREAKQDPTRSESQYEVVWLPVVPNHRTAPWTEENQIQFEALRNMMPWYSVFHPSLLEPAVIKYIKEVWHFNQKPLLVVMDPQGRIVNTNALHMMWIWGSLAFPFTSLREEALWKEETWRIELLADSIEPMIFTWIAEGRYICLYGGEDIEWIRKFTNTARAVARTAGIPLEMLYVGKSNPREKVRKNNDTIRAENLSYVLDLTLIWFFWVRLESMLHSKLQHGKSFDEDPILREINVMLTYDGNDQGWAVICRGSNDWMRRANGDTVLTSLTNYKEWEDEAKERGFLPALNEHLEANRPPHHCNRLILPGTTGSVPDRVVCAECGRSMERFFLYRCCTD from the exons ATGGCTGCCCCCAGGACTCGCTATGCGAGAGGTGACCGGCATATGTTCTCGTCTTCTGATGACAATGCCATGATGAAAAATATACTTGCTACACATTCCCCCGATGGCAGTTATTTTGACGTCGTACCACTCCTTCAAATCATCGAGGACATCATGAATAGGGCCAATCCCGATGCCAGGCATCAA GGTCAAGCGGAATTGGATGCAATAGTGGAGAGTGTAATTTATAATGAAGTCAATGCGATGCTTGAATTTACGGCACTCACAATCAACAAGGTTTCTTGTGAG ATTTCTTGCAAAAGTATTGGAGGTGCAGATGCACATGCAACCACCACAGGGATTTTCAACATCCTTTCTAACTATAGTTGGGATGCAAAAGCTGTAATCACTCTAGCAGCTTTTGCAGTGAATTATGGCGAGTTTTGGTTGGTGGCTCAGCTTTACACTGCAAACCCACTCGCTAAATCACTAGCCCACCTCAAGCAACTGCCTGACGTGTTGGAGCGCAGTGAAGCTCTCAAACCACGTTTTGAGGCCGTTTCCAACCTCATCAAGGCCATGCTTGACCTAACTCACTGCATTGTAAGATTTAAAGAGCTCCCGGAGCAGTATATTAGCCCTGACACTCCTGAACTAGTAACAGCCACCGCTCATATTCCAATTGCAGTTTATTGGATCATCCGAAGCATTGTGGCATGTGCATCCATACTCATTAACCTCATTGGAATGGGACATGA GCATATCACAACGACCACCGAAGCTTGGGAGTTATCAAGTTTGGCTCATAAGATCAGCAATATCCAGGATCACCTCAGGCATCAGTTGGATCTTTGCATTCACCACATTA ATGAGAAAAAGCAGATTGAAGCATACCTAACTATACTTCGTGTCATGGATACTCCACATCTTGATAACATGAGGCCTCTCAAGCATTTGATCTACTTGAAGGATGATCAGCTACCATTGTACGAAAGTTATACAAAGAATCGG GTTAGTATAGAAAtactgaagaagaagattgtGTTGCTACTCATTTCCGACCTTGACCTTCCCCCAGAAGAGCTATCAGTTCTGGACCAGATGTACAGGGAGGCAAAGCAAGACCCGACAAGGTCTGAGAGCCAGTACGAGGTTGTGTGGCTCCCAGTGGTGCCCAATCATAGGACAGCACCATGGACCGAGGAAAACCAAATCCAATTTGAGGCGTTAAGAAACATGATGCCATGGTATTCAGTGTTTCACCCCTCGTTACTTGAACCTGCAGTGATCAAGTACATCAAGGAGGTGTGGCACTTTAACCAAAAACCGTTGCTTGTTGTGATGGATCCTCAAGGAAGGATCGTCAACACCAACGCGCTACACATGATGTGGATTTGGGGGAGCCTGGCTTTCCCATTTACTAGCCTGAGGGAAGAAGCCCTGTGGAAGGAAGAAACTTGGAGGATCGAATTGCTTGCAGATTCAATCGAGCCAATGATTTTCACTTGG ATTGCTGAAGGAAGGTATATTTGTTTGTATGGAGGGGAAGACATTGAATGGATACGGAAATTCACGAACACTGCACGAGCGGTTGCACGTACAGCTGGGATCCCACTCGAGATGTTGTATGTTGGGAAAAGCAACCCAAGGGAAAAAGTGCGAAAAAACAACGATACAATCCGAGCCGAGAACCTAAGTTACGTGTTAGACTTGACCCTCATATGGTTTTTCTGGGTGCGCCTAGAAAGCATGTTGCACTCGAAGTTGCAACATGGGAAGTCATTCGATGAAGACCCGATCTTAAGAGAGATCAATGTGATGCTCACATATGACGGTAATGATCAGGGCTGGGCCGTGATATGTCGGGGCTCGAACGACTGGATGCGAAGGGCTAATGGCGACACAGTTCTAACAAGTTTGACTAATTACAAAGAGTGGGAGGATGAGGCAAAAGAGAGAGGTTTTCTACCTGCTCTAAATGAACATCTTGAGGCAAACCGGCCACCACATCACTGCAACCGTTTAATATTACCAGGAACCACTGGGAGTGTGCCCGACAGAGTGGTTTGCGCTGAATGTGGCCGGTCTATGGAGAGGTTTTTCTTGTACCGATGCTGCACTGATTAA